gaagaaaaaaaaaaaagaaaaccagaaccCAAAAGGTCCAAGAGGCTCAGCATGTCTCTGCATTTTAGAGTCTTGGGGACAGGGAACACCTGTCCTTGATTCTTGTAACAGTTTCTTGGAACAGTAGATGCAAAGCAACAATAGATACTGGCCACTTGACTTGTGTTGTTCTTActttagaggggaggggaaattATACGGCCTTGCCTCAATTTGGCATGAAGCAGTAATGTTACACTCTCAAAATCTCCAGGCAGTTGTTGTAGCAGATAGCTATCCAGTCTGGCTGAGTCGATGCCCACTGTACATTGTTGATTTCTCCCTCTGCTGTATAGGCCAAGATAGGGTCCTCAATGGCACGAGGCATTTGCTGGATGTCCCAGATGAGAGCCTGATGGTCATCCGCtgcacaaaaaaacaaaataagtagAATCAAAGCATTATGGAATCTCCCTACACGGGATCTCCCTAATATGGGTGTAGTAGAAGCAGCTGGATAGAATATGGCTGTTGCAGTCCAGATAAGAAATCAAGATGGAGATACAGTGGTGCAGCTGTTCTCCAACAACACCAGCACACCTCTTTGGATAATTACGTGTTATCCAGGACAGTTATAAACTGAATAATCAGTGGAACTCCAGTTGAAAACATTTAAGAAGtagcttgcaaaaaaaaaaaaaaaaaaaacaaaacaaaaaaccattaAAAAGCATGGAAAATAGAATAGCTTAGCCAACAGAGATGCACAGTTTGGGCACTGAGCTCACTATTGCCATCCAGTAAGCAGGCATCTATTTCCACAAGCTTTTTAGGAAAGTCTCTAATAAAGGACTTCTAAATCACTTATAATCTTTAGCAAAAGGCAGTAAGAGAAGTGCATTAACTTTTTGGAAGAAAGGATTTTGCAAATGTAATAGAAAGCTCCCAAGCAGATATTCACTAATGTACATGGCGAGAGATCGATCTGGAATCCCTTTCCACACCTACCTGCTGTACAAATATGGCAGGAAGAATGAGGCGCCCAAGCAATCCCATTTACACACGCTCTGTGGTTGTTTAACCTGGCAACAGGAGTGCAGGGAACTCTGACATCTAGAATCACAaccttcagaaacaaaacaacaaagtaaataattggcattttttcttttttcctccagaaaacaAGAAGATTTAAACTAAGGCTGTGAAGACTTTCCCAAAGGGTGCACCTGGCAAGCACACGCTGTTCTCACGGAATAGTTTCTAGCTGGTCAGCAAATTGTGTGCATCTCAAGAAGAGTCAGGCCTCACCAGGAGGGCTTGTGAGGTATGAGAACATGGCAAATGAATTATGCTTCCCTGAAGCAGCACAGGCAACAAACTAAGGTACATTGCCTTATGCAATGAACTGAGAAAGAACAGGATGACTACAGTACTTGCATTTATGGTTTTATGGGAAAGCTGTTGCCCAACTGGCTCACAGACCCTcttaaaaaaatcagctgaaatATTTAGGAGCCCCAGAGATCTCCAAGTTTATAACGCCAGTTACCTCTAACTCCTACTGAAATTACTAAAATAAGTGATCCTTAATCATACTCCACATAACAACATTGCCCTCTTCCTTCAAAAGTTAAGAAATTAAGGGTCAAGCAACCTTCCAAAAATCCCAGCCAGTAGCACCCCCAGGAGAGCTAGTGCCTCACCTCCATGCCATCCATGGCCATTGTAGCAAGATAGTTGGGATCCTGCTTGTTCCAGCAAAGACGCAGCAATGGATGGTGCTGTGGGTCTTCATAAATGATGGTGCTGTGTTCCAGATGACGGAGATCGAACATCCTCACCGAGCCATCTGCACCAACTGAAGCGAACATATCTCTTCCACCACCTGCACGGCTAAATGCTATGTCATACACCTGCTCGGCACCAGGGCAGAGAAAAACACAACCTCAGTTTTAGTCAGTGCACTGCCTCCTAATTCACAGCAAAACGGATTTTCCATATGAATAGCAGAACTAGTAGTGACATTTTCTGTTAAATGCTTGAGCTTCCTAGCTAGTTTTTAAGTCACTATGTTTGccaaagggaaggggaaaaaaacaacaactagtCATGTCATTACAGGATTATTCACTGAAACCGAACATATTTGTTTTCCAGACTCAGATtttgttaaaatgaaagaaTCCTGTAAGCTGTTTATTGCCTTTGATACCCAGTTGATTACAATTCCAGTTTGGTGCTTTAtctcatttttctaaaatattctaGAGCATAATCTAGTAAGACAAACATATTCTCAAGCCCAGATTTTATGACGAGTAAACAGAGCAGTAGCCAACAGAACAGCTTTAATCAGTTTGTAACGTATAAAACCTGTATATCTGAGCTATAACTAATGCATATCAGAGCCATACatcttaaattttaaatacattaaattttTGGATAATCAGAtttctcaaacaaaaaaaaaacaaacaaaaaaaaacaaacacagaaaagccCTTTTCCTTGTCTGCTGCTTTAAATATATGCAATGTAAACAACCAAATGAAGCCATCACCTCTTTGTCATGCGCAATAAGTTGGGTCTTAACATGGCCAGAGACCAGATTTACTCTTCCAAGAACCTGCCCTGTCTCCAGACCCCAGATAGTGCAGGTCGTGTCAATACTAGAAGTACCtgaaacaaaaagcagcttCTGTTAGCAAAATGAATATTCTTAATACGATAATTTGTGAGAATTTTGCTAATGACTTGCTCCATTAGTGTAATAGCCTCTGACATCTACAGATCAGAATAGCTCCAAGAGCAGCATACAATTAAAATCAAGAATGCCAACCAGCCAGCAATCTGCCATGCATTTAAATGACCCAAACCTTTTAGCTGCGGAAAGAGTCTTTCACACAGGAATAAAGTGTAAATAGCTCATGTCTGCTTCAATCTATGCAGAAGCCTGATGCAGATCTGGGATGAACTTCCCCATCCTTTAAGTCTCATGCACATGTCAAAACCAAAGCCTAATCCTAGAATTGCAATAGCACATCGTTATTAACTGATTGCTTCTGTGGACTGAAGGTGGGGCTAGCAGTAAAGCTCTTAAGAGAGGAGCAatgcaacacagaaaaaataaatcatgtagTAAATAATTACTAAGACACATTATCAGTGTTAATCTCTGGGCAAATCCCCCTGACATGAACGGCTGTCCTCTACTGGAAAACAAACCTCTGCTGAATCAGTCATCATGGATTGACAATTTCTCCCAAAGGCTAAAATTAAGCCTTAAGCATTCAGCCCCCTTCTCCAACTGAATTAAGGGCTGCTGCCATTGaaatgattttcagaaataaaaagcttgGTATGGAGTTTTCTAACCCACTCCAGAACACACTGGGTAAGTCACAGGAGTTCACGTCCACTTTTACTCAGCACTGGAACACCAGCTCACCAGCCCTGAAGGCTGATAGAGCCTATCTGCAAGGTAGGAACAACTGAGGCAGCAAAGGAACGCCCCTAACCCAACCTCCGTAGCGGAGGAGCCACCTTTCAATATAAAAAAAGTCTCCaagagctgtcttttttttttcttcttttttcaaaaCCCAAGACAACGGCAGTTTCTCCAACATACAGATTTGTCTGCTTGTTAGTTACCAGAGTGCTGCTTGCAATGACAGCAGTCGGGCACATCTGGGATTTCACCAGACTGGATTCAGAAGCGTGTCTTTCACACCAACAGCTGCAGCGTTTTGTCAGTCTCACCTAGGAGGTACGGATCCACTTCATTCCAATCAAACGATGTTAGCGGAGCACAGAAATCAGAGTTCTTGTTATTGTTCAGCAAACACTCCAGCCGGGTCTCTGTTTCACCCACctttaggaaaagcaaaacacctGACTGAAATAGAAACATCACGCGACTCGTTCCACTTGTACTTCCAACACAGAGCGCTAATCCCGGCTTTCTTTCCCTCAGCTTTACAGCCTAACTGTCTGGAAAACACAATCACCACCTCTGTCTTCAATCAGGTGATTAAAACAGCAATTACCACCGTAATTCTGCCTTTCCTACAGTCTTTGTATTTAGTAGCATTATTACTGCAGCTAAGAAAaagttattcagtgctctgccTTCATTTTGTGTCTTCACCTTCACACTGCAGCAAGCACAAGACACCCTgaaaggaaagtgaaaaatCTGGTCTTAAGTACAAAGGAGATAACTACGCAGCAGTTAGTATCAGAGGTCTCTCCCCAGGGAGGATTTACTCACTCTCCACACACGCAGGTAGTCACCGCTGGTTGCCAGCAGGTCTGGGTAGACTCCCTTGGTGTCCGGGATCCACATCAGCTTTGTGGTGGGGTAGGGGTGATCAAAGGTGTTCCTGCAAATGAACTCCGAGCTCTCTTCATCCAAACCAACAAGCTG
This portion of the Anas platyrhynchos isolate ZD024472 breed Pekin duck chromosome 28, IASCAAS_PekinDuck_T2T, whole genome shotgun sequence genome encodes:
- the DCAF7 gene encoding DDB1- and CUL4-associated factor 7, translated to MSLHGKRKEIYKYEAPWTVYAMNWSVRPDKRFRLALGSFVEEYNNKVQLVGLDEESSEFICRNTFDHPYPTTKLMWIPDTKGVYPDLLATSGDYLRVWRVGETETRLECLLNNNKNSDFCAPLTSFDWNEVDPYLLGTSSIDTTCTIWGLETGQVLGRVNLVSGHVKTQLIAHDKEVYDIAFSRAGGGRDMFASVGADGSVRMFDLRHLEHSTIIYEDPQHHPLLRLCWNKQDPNYLATMAMDGMEVVILDVRVPCTPVARLNNHRACVNGIAWAPHSSCHICTAADDHQALIWDIQQMPRAIEDPILAYTAEGEINNVQWASTQPDWIAICYNNCLEILRV